A stretch of Fulvia fulva chromosome 4, complete sequence DNA encodes these proteins:
- a CDS encoding Phosphoribosylglycinamide formyltransferase — MADSTSPARVLVLISGSGSNLQALIDAANTDRLPNVQFVRLIADRKNAYGLERAKKANIPTTYHGFLPYKKDHQDTPDSPQTSPARHAYDADLAHLVLADKPDIVVCAGFMRIMTTSILDKLAEAKVPIINLHPAMPGDLVGAHCIERAWDEFQAGKRTSTGIMIHYVIAEVDKGAPIESEKVDITGCETLEQLQERIHQAEHVLIVKGTKKAIETRRRKQGT, encoded by the coding sequence ATGGCAGACTCTACCTCTCCAGCACGAGTTCTGGTGCTAATCTCAGGTTCCGGCTCCAACCTGCAGGCACTCATCGATGCCGCGAACACGGACAGACTGCCGAACGTGCAGTTTGTCAGGCTCATCGCCGATCGCAAGAACGCATATGGTCTAGAACGGGCCAAAAAGGCGAACATCCCAACGACATACCACGGCTTCCTTCCCTACAAGAAAGACCACCAAGACACCCCCGACTCCCCGCAAACCTCACCAGCCCGTCACGCCTACGATGCCGACCTCGCCCACCTCGTCCTCGCCGATAAGCCGGACATCGTTGTCTGTGCTGGTTTCATGAGGATCATGACCACGTCTATCCTCGATAAGTTGGCAGAGGCGAAGGTCCCGATCATCAATCTTCACCCCGCCATGCCGGGAGACTTGGTCGGAGCGCATTGCATTGAGAGGGCGTGGGACGAGTTTCAGGCGGGGAAGCGGACGAGCACTGGCATCATGATACATTACGTGATCGCTGAGGTGGACAAGGGAGCGCCGATTGAGAGTGAGAAGGTGGATATTACGGGCTGTGAGACTTTGGAGCAGCTGCAGGAGAGGATACATCAGGCGGAGCATGTGTTGATTGTGAAGGGCACGAAGAAGGCTATTGAGACGAGGAGGAGGAAGCAAGGTACTTGA